In Bermanella sp. WJH001, the genomic stretch TAAGGAAGCACTGTCCTCGGGGTTATCATCCAAGTCTCTTAAACCTTCAATTAATCCTGAAACCGTATCAGTTAATGATTGCTTTTCTGAGCTAATCACAAAAAAACTGTCACCGGGTTCTGGCTCACCTGCAATTTTAAAGTTTGCACCATTAACAACAAGTTCAGTACCAGGACTATAAGCTACACCGTTTAATCCATTTATTGGTCTACTATCGGATTTAGTCAGCACACTATAATTGGGCCCAGGTGGTGATATAAAGCCATCAGGGTTAAATTGAATCACGATATCTTCAGGGTAGAATTCATCATAGGCCTCTTGGTCTGTCACAAAGCCATTACTAATAAAGCCTGTGCCAACATTTTTTTCATTATCACGGGTATAAAATGTTTTTTCAGCGCTATTAATATCCACAAATAACGCTTTACCCGTGTCATTGGTTTGCACTTTTGTACTATTACTGATTTCTAATTTGCGCTCGCCATCATCCCCGTTGTAAATTACCCCTCCGCCTGGGCGTTTTTCAAACGGTAAGGTTTCACCTTTGAAGCCTGAAAATATGTAGGTATTACTGGCATCTTTTGTATTCATTAGATCTTCAAGTGCAAATAAACGTTGTTCAATTTCAGATGCAATAGACCTGCGATCATCAAGGGTCATGGAGCCATTACCGGCATTCACGGTTAATTCCCGAATCCGCGCGATGTTTTCTGTCACCCCTTCGAGTATTGACTCTTCTAAATTGAGGCGATTTTTTGCCGCATCGACATTTTTTTGATATTGCTCACGCAAGCTTATATCTTGCTGTAATTGCAAAATACGAGTCGATGCTATTGGATCATCCGAAGGTGTTAATACTCGACGGCCAGTGGATATTTGTTGTTGGGTTTTTAATGTCCCTTCTTGATTATTCAAGATAGAACGTAACCCAGTATTAAATTGTTGCATGGTTGAGATACGCATAGAGACCTCGGTTTAATTCCAATAATATTGAGTGTTAAAAACCATCTATCTAAAAATGCCAATTAGGGTATCAAAGATATCCCTTGCTACGCTGATTACTTGGGCAGATGCGTTGTAACCTAATTCAAACTGAATAAGACGCGCGGCTTCTTCGTCTAAGTTGACACCACTGACTGCATTCACACTGTCTTGGGTGTTTTGTAATAGTACCTTTGAACTATCGGTATTAATTTGAGCGCGAGCGGTTATGGAGCCCACCTCTTCGACCATTCGACCATAAGCCTCACTAAGGGTCATATCCCCTTCGACAATTTCTTTATTTTGAATGCCACCTAAAAATGCGCCGTTTCGGTTATCGGTTACCGCGTCTTGGTTAAAATCAACGTAGAACTGATCACCTTCTTCTGGAATCCCCTCCATAGTCAGGTCATATCCTAAATAAACCGGTACTTGTTCAGGTTCAGCTTCAAATAAATTACTAAAAGGAGGCTCCGACTTAATAGTAACCCCTTCGTCTAACACCACTTTAACTTGCCCGCCCATGGTCAGTTTTGCGCTGCCGTTTGTACCATATGGGCTGATATCTAAGCGGGTTTGAAATGAAATATTGCCCTTCTCACTGATATCCACATCCACGTCACCATTAAAAAAATACGGTGTGCTTGTGATTGCTGATTTAATGCCTGCGATTAAATCCGTGCCGGTTGCATAGTTTTCTGTCAGTTCAATATTAAACTTACCTTGACCAGGTACATCAAATTCAAACGTGTAAGGCCCACCCTGAGTAAAGTCATAACCCTCATACGGTGATAACGGTTTTGCCAGTGACGCACCAGTTGGAGTAATAAACGTATCAACCCCGTTTGATACTGCCATGCTATCACCATGATCTCCCTGAAATTCAAGCTGCAGGTCTTCACCGTTTATAGCC encodes the following:
- the flgL gene encoding flagellar hook-associated protein FlgL; translation: MRISTMQQFNTGLRSILNNQEGTLKTQQQISTGRRVLTPSDDPIASTRILQLQQDISLREQYQKNVDAAKNRLNLEESILEGVTENIARIRELTVNAGNGSMTLDDRRSIASEIEQRLFALEDLMNTKDASNTYIFSGFKGETLPFEKRPGGGVIYNGDDGERKLEISNSTKVQTNDTGKALFVDINSAEKTFYTRDNEKNVGTGFISNGFVTDQEAYDEFYPEDIVIQFNPDGFISPPGPNYSVLTKSDSRPINGLNGVAYSPGTELVVNGANFKIAGEPEPGDSFFVISSEKQSLTDTVSGLIEGLRDLDDNPEDSASLSELLETTLLNLDFSQVSVSEVRSEIGGRLNTVDNIDNLHQDIDLVSQEVLSKLQDVDFAEAVSRLSLQSFLLEAAQQSFTQINRLSLFNTI